A window of Eucalyptus grandis isolate ANBG69807.140 chromosome 4, ASM1654582v1, whole genome shotgun sequence genomic DNA:
CTACTCTAGGAGTAGGGAGTAGAGGTGGGTGATGAATGGGCTGTCAGTCGCTTCCAGCAGGATCTCACTTTGCGGGCGCCTGCGGGATTGAGGTCCCTAATGTTGATGCTCACGGTGAGATCTCATATTCAAGGTGATTGTAATCCGATTTGAGGTCAGCCTATGCACTAAAACCTCATCACTTCTAATTTTGGGACAAATCAAGTCGTGTCAATCTGTTCATTAATTTCACTTGATATGCACTATGATGCTTGCTTGTGCTTTTGATGCACGGTAGTCAAGATTTGATTTCATCTTATATTTGATATTTGATGTCTTGCTCTGATATCATCAGGATATTAGGATTATATACATATTGCTTATTTTGCTCATAAGttaataatttatgctaaaATGGTCTTATTAAGGTTTCTAagtttgaataattttatttcaagGTCTTTTAGGTTATAAAGAGTGATTTTCTGCTCGTTTAAAAGCAGGAAATCTCTTTGAATTTTGAGATGGATAGTTCTTCTCTAAATTGCTTATGCATGTGCCCGTGCCTGTGCCTGTTGCTGAGTGAACACTCATGTCGCATCTTGACACATGACAGGTTAATTTTGTGAAGAGGAGAAGCAGGGACCATATGCGCTCGCTAGGAAAGTGGCAAGTTTGTCCATCTTCTGCTCTTCATGAAATCTATGTCGCCATTCATATAATCGTTCCTTATTATATTGCCGACGCTCCcgtccctcttctctctccataAGCTCCTTGCCGCATTACTAGCTGCCGCTGCAATCGTCGCCACTGCATACCTCAAGTCCGATTACGATCACCTTGAATCCGAGATATCACCACGAGCATCAACATTAGGGACCTGAATTCTAGGGCGCCCGCAAAGAGAGATCAGCTAGAAGCGACCGACAGCCCATTTATCACCCACCTCTACTCCCTGACTCCTAGAGTAGatatccattaaattttaccctGACGTTTTGCATTAACTTCTTTGACCTAGAACCCTCGGTACAATTGCAAATGCTGCTCTGCTGTTTCCTACATCATGTCTATCACATCATCCATGAAAGGAAGGCCATAGCGTCCTTTTTCTTGTGCTCCTATGCAGCGGTAAAATCATGGGTGGTCACGTTAGCCAAATGGAAATGATGGTGCTTTTGTCCCACACGCCCCAGATAGGACATTTTGGAATAGAATAGCAATAAAATGACAGTACATTGGCATCTAGGAATTATTGAAGACACTACACTGCACAATTCTCTCCCCCACCAACCTCCCCCAAAACGCCAAAAAAGAAGTGCCAAAACAATTACAGTTCATAGCCAACCAAACAGAAAAAAGCTACCACTCATTTCGCATTTACACGTCCCACCCACTTGATGTCCCTACTCTCTGTGCATTTCTCTGATGAAATGGACCCAAGTGCAGTACCAATAATAGCAAGTGATGTTCTCGAaagcactctctctctctctctgtgcaacTTGTGCTAGAGCAGGATGCGACGGGGAAGATATGATGGATGGGAGAGACACTCATATGCCCGTGAATTTTGGGGAGCTGATTTACAAGCAAAAAGAGAATCCAAAAAGTCTTTCACCTTCTTTTTAGATAACCCACTTCGTTGATGATCACCCAATTCGAAATAAGACGGATTCATGCTTCAAAAGACGAGCTTGATCAGGAACAGAGCCAACATGAGACATGCCGCGCCTAATGATCGAAGTTCGTTCTGCACGCACACAGTACACAATGTTTTGTCAGCCTAAAGACGCAAAATACTCTTCTTTAGCCAGAGCCAAATCGAAATAGGGAGGAAATAATTTCAACCCATCGCATTAAATCTCTGTTATGGCCGGGAATTGCCCGAAAGAAAGGACTATGGCAATAGACTATAAAGCTCCAAGAACCAAAGCATCATAAACACAAAATGGGAATAATTTGAGCAAGTTCaactttttaacattttaaggAACAACCTCCAAATTAGGGATTCCCAACCCCGACAGCTAGACGAGCACAGGTGAAACATCAATTCATCACTAATGTCCTTTTGTCGCAGaactttgaaaagaagaaaaaaaaacaagcatgtTCAGTCATTCATGCTTCAGAGAGTTAAGATCAGAAGTGAGAAGGGGAAACACAAATAGAGCTAGCAAACGAGCCAAAGCTGAAGGCAATGTGGATGTAGATTTAAGATCTGAATCTACAAAGTTAGGCCAAAAAAAGATCTTAATCTTCCAGGTTGGTCGGTCAGTTCTTTTGAAAGTGCTCGGACAAATCAAGAATTAAAGAATTCGTCCAAAGGGCGAATCTTTCTTTACTTGGACGATGAACCTTCAAATATTCTACTCGGATTTTTACGCACAGCATCTATAATCTAATCTAAAAGCATAAAGTTCGCACCCcaagtgaagaaaaagaaaaaagcagaaaGCTAAACAAGAGAGATATCTGCCAAAAAAGCCGTTGCACATTCTAATGAACTTAGTTTAAGGCATGCGATGTCAGAGATCAAGCAGCTCTTCAGCTCCAAAGGAAGCCCCACATGCACCCCCCAATTCAGCACTAATCACACGCCGGATCTCTCTATTTACCAGATTTTAAGAGGTAGGGAAGGCGCTTAATCTAATGACACTGTCGTGGATCGTGTAGTACAGATGCACGTTAAGTAATGCTCCGAGAGCGCCTAATAATAAATCAACTTTCACGTTGGTCGACGGACACGAGATATCAGACCCTGATCTCAGGCTACTGCGGTCTGCCATCGAGGAATTTTAGCAGCATCCCTTCCCAGAACGTGAGAGAGGGTTGCTTGGTAACCCAGACAAAAGATTGATAAGACAaagaattattttatatttcggGATTGTTTGTGAACTCCTTGATTGGATGAGTCCAGATAAGACTTAGGATAACTCCATCGGGCTCCAATAATGAGGTACAGTAAGTGTTGAAATGAAATGCAACTGAAGccccatttgattttttttcgtagtgttttaaaaattttgacagAAAGTCAAAAGGTACACGTCTGACTTTCCATCCATAATGAGAAATACATATGCTTGAATTGTGAAAAAAGTGCAGAGGCTCACATGGTTTTAAATGACCTTGATTGTCCACATGACCgtttatatatgtgtgtgtgtgtgtgtgtatatagagagagagggggaggttttagttatatatttttaaatgattaaaaCTTGCCAAATtgaaatctcaaaaaaaaatcaacaattccATAGTTGGTGAATGAAAGCCAAAAAGAATGCATCTTCCCCAGTAACTTAATGTAATTCCTTTGAAAAATATGGCGCtataaatttactaataaatttactaataaaTTCACAAGCTCCTcctaaatattaaaaataatttaatttttcaaaactagtCCTATATTAACCACACACTTATcccaaagaagaaaacaaacaaaatatccGGAAAATCGAAcagaatataaaaagaagaaaatgttgaGAAGCAAATCATTGCCAAAACTCACCGCGCCGGAGGAAACGGAGAGGTAGCCAATCGGTGCCGGTGGCGTCCCGTCGGAAGCGctcccgcccccgcccccgcccccgccgaACCCTCCAGAGCTCGTCCCATTgctcgtcccgccgccgccgccgccgccgctgctgagCGTGTACGACGGCGTCCCGTCCGGCTTGAACAGCCCGTAGTTCCTCTCCGACATCGGCCCGGGCTTCATGTTCTCGTTGAACAGCGCGAATACGTATATGTTCAGGTCGGAGTTCGGCTTCATCGGCGTCCCCTTCTTCTGCTTCACGATCTTTATCAGATTCCCATTGTACTTCTTCGCGTTCTCCGGCGTCGCCCCGACCTCGTCGTCGTCGCCCCTCGATGGCCACCCCGTCTCCGACACGTGCACCGTCATATTCGCGTACCCGACGGCCGCGAGCGCCGAGTGGACGGCGTCGATCTGGGCGAACAGCATGTTCTCGTAGTTGAGCCCCGTGGAGGGATCGGTGATACCCTGCGACGCCTGGAAGAGGACGAAGTCGAGCGGGACCTGCTTCGGGTTGGCCTTGTACGCGAAGTAGGGGTAGGCATTGATCAGGAACGACGACCCGGTCTGGCATTGGAAGTCCAGGACCTGGCTCACGCGGCTCGCGACATCCCGCCGGAATCTGCCCGTCGACGGCGGGTAGGAGGTCTCGAGGATGGCCAGCGAGTGGGCTGTGGTCACGGTGACCTGCTTGTCGAGGCCGAGGCTGGCGAGCGCGTCGTGGACGTTCTTCATCGCCGGCATGAGGAGGTCCCTGAAGCACAGCAACAACAAGACGGTCGACAAATTTTACATACAATGTAGCGAATTGACGTGAATTCGCGGTTCGAAATCGATGCGGGAGCGTGAATCGACGGGCCTAACCTGAGGGAGGTGTCGTTGGAGGTGAAGACCTCGTTGCCGACGGCGATGGTGGTGATGTTGGTGTCGGGGAGGAAGGACTGGACGTTGCTCTTGACCCAGGAGAGGGCGTTCTTGGGGTCCTTCATCTGGACCAAGAACTCGTTGCCCAGGCCGACCGTGAACTCGACGCCGGTGTGGGCGAAGGCGCAGAGGACGCGGGAGTCCGCGTCGTAGAGCTTGACCCGGGTGGCGCCGATCGACTTCACCAGCGTCACCGCGTGGTCCGGCGACGGCAGGTTGTTGGCGATCTGGCCGTAGTTGACGCCGATCGGGGCCGCCATGGCCGCCACGCACGCGAGGCCTGCAAGCGGAAAGCAAACCAATCAAGGTGAAGAGCacattggagagagagagaagaggaagaagaagaagaatgttgCTTACCggaaatgaggaggaggaggaggaggaggaggttggaCGGAGGTAATGCGGAGGAAGCCATGGCGGAGAGAGGCGGAGAGATGGAGACTGTGAacggtggagagagagagagagagagagagttgcagTGGCTGTgttgatggaggaggaggagactgTGGACTGATACTGAGAGTGGGGAGCAAGAGAGCTggagtgaaaagaaaaggagtggagaggaaggaggtggaggaggtggaggtggaggtggggCTGGGTTGGGGGTTGGGTTGGGGGAACGTGATCTTTGAAGGGACGTTCGGAGTTCGGCTGAACGGGACAGGGCTTACTTGGTACTCGCCAGGGCTGTGTCCCTGTCCAAGCTTAAGGTTCATCTTAAGGTTCATCCATACATCatcaattagttttttttttttttctttggtcggtcgATACATCAATTAGTTTGAGCGCGCAATTTTCACACTGCCAAGGCACATGGATAGCCCCTAGAATCGTTTATgatggattaataccacaaacaACTAttaaattcatttcaaattgatttttttatcatcaaaatcacaaattgatgtaactatgataaatttatcattaaaaccacaaattgatatacttatgataaatttaccattcgttagtttccgttaaattttaccttcaaattattgaaatagttTGTCAATGTACTAGTTTTGAATTTTACCCTTTGTTAGTCACAAATGtatcattaattcaatttaacataaattaacaTAAGGTAAATTGGTACAGCTCTTTAGTggtaaaaaaagattaattttggttaatttgttacaagtacattgatttagggttttttgtgatcaaaatattaatttgagataaatttattatagacatactaatttttgatattttgtgaTATTTACGCTAACAAGGTAATGCTACGAAAGGATCTTAGTGCGACCAAAATGCCTTATCAACCCTCAATAGGCCTTCTCTTCTAATCAGCCCACTTGGTTCATCCTCTCGAAGCCCTTCAAGAGATGGGATCAAGCAATGTTGGTGTTTTCCACGTCTTATCTTTTGGCACTCATGCAATGCCTCCAACGTTTACTAGCACCCCATCGAAGCATCCGGGTGGGCCGTCTGTCTAGGAATGAAGGCTTGAAGATTTGCACAGTTGCGACCCCATGATTCTGAGCAATTCTGACTAGAAACTGCTTGGGAAACGGTCAAAATAGCTTGTTATACCGCAAGCGCAGCCTGGTACTTGACTACACGGTGAAAGGACAAGGAGGTTGTTTCTTCAGTTGTACGATGCTTGGCAGGGGTAATGAGTTGCATACTTCGAGAATCCATCCACTTCGACATTGACGGTCGAAATTTCTCCCGCTTTAGTCGAGCACGTGATGCAGTCCAACGGCACACTCTTCCGCGGTCTTGTCCGGACCGTTGAGCCAGTTTAAAGGATCGTGCGGCGTGCACCATCCTCGGTCACGAGTAGCACGTCACCCGACTCAAGCGCACGACTTTCCAATACTCAGATACTCGCATGGTTTGAAGAAACATTCGTAGGAAGCGAGAATGAAAACGGGTCGTGTGAAAAATGTCGCATTTAATGGTATTAATCAACGGTAATAAGCAATGTACATCTAGGGACTACCGAGATCGAAAGTTCGAGTAGCTGAACTTTTCTAAAGAGTTTTAAAGACATTATTTATTCTAGCACGAGTAGACATTACATGTGTCTGGCTTGACACCATctagaaattataaaaaaagaaagaacaagaaaatatgaaatctcGAAAATATTTATACGTCACGTTGACGCATGCTTGTCCCAAGTGGAGGCGGACCTGTCGAGGCACTCGCGAAGGATTTACAACATCAATGCACATTTCTAGTAAAAATTGCACTTGGTTTGTGAGAACGAAGTAGAGATAAAActcattttttaattacaaattaGAGGGTTTTTCGTGAATATCCTTGTTATGCCACCTAGGATTTTCTAGGTACAAAACCATGGAAAAAACAGTCAAAGACAAACTATTCTTGAATGCAGATGAAGCATTTAAGTCCACTTCATTTTAGTTTTTATAGATCTTGAAATCATATAAGACTCACATGATCTAATAAGTAAGATGGAATGGACTTCATATTTACTATACTGGATACATGCAAGATTTGCTCATTAGAGACATTAAGTATAAATTCGAGAGCAATTTTATAGAAATGAAAACACAATGTGGGATTTCCCAATTGAGCCAACACATAAGAGCTTTTCATTGGAAAAGAGCGATTTAGTTGAATAATGATTGTAGCATTCACTGTAACCTAGTTaaggaaaaaagatattttGTGAAATATGACAAGCCtaatttgaaaataatcgcCTCccgttttttaaataaaaaagacattCGCCGTAACTTGTACgagaaaatttaaataagtGAGTCGCATTCAgtatctaattaaaaaatttgtcataatcTTTTACAGCTCGAATTATTTGCCATGTGAATTAAAAATGCAGtcataatataaaaatgaagCGAAGTTTACATAGTGGGTTGTATCATATATCAATTGAATTAAACGAAGCATGACCTCGAATTTAAATAGCCCACAGctttcaattttatatatgGAAGGTTGGGATTTGAAGCTTCACTGATCGAGTTGGGGATTCCCACAGCTTGGACTTTTGGCAACAGCTcctactaattttttttttccattgggAACATCAAATGGTTAATCGTGCTGCAGTCAAGTTCAACCATGTAGTATCCACAGGTTTATATATGATTCACGGACTTACCCTTTCAATCGATTTTTAACATGATTGGACACGTCCGATTAAGcaaattaacatttttcttgtgtCAATATAATAGTGCGCTTATGCATATCTAGACACTTTTTTTTAGGGGGGGTCGAAATATTTACACATTGAATAAGATGTTATATATGCCATTATATAGAAGGAAAACGGGCTCCTGCTTGtatctattttctcttttcttcctcaaatACCCTTATTTATCattcttatttaaaactaacaaaaaggaaaatcaaatgaagTTATCTGCGTACATGCTGTACAGATCGACAATTAGACtaagaatttcatttttaagGTTTGTGTCTAGGTTAACACATTTGCAATTGTGTTAGAAATAATAAGAACATCACATTCAAATTAGACTTGATAAGAAATGAAATGGTTGTGACACGGTGTAATTACAGTTGGATCACAAGAATTGCTAGCCAACGTTCTAATCGAAGTACAAGAAAAATAGCGTTTTTCACGATCTTTTTTGGATACGTTTTGCTCTTTTGAGAACTTTTACGGGAATGATGAAATCGAAAAAGGGGATTTCGGTGGGGTTTTTAATCATTGGTTTTTGACCACGATAGCCCTGCCCTTCAAACTTACTTTAAATGGGAGTTTGGCAATTGACTCTCCTCTTTAGTGCATTCCAGGTGATAAACCCATTTCACCTTAacttcaaaatataaaaatactaaattataATTTGGAACATCatcaatttgcatttttttttagtcgaTATTATGCTTTCTACCCCTATCTTTCATTTTGGGATTTTGATCTAGTAAAATTTTTTAAGTCTATATACTCTCCTTTTATTACTAAAATACAAACATTTGATCCTAAAGGTAGGAATATTGATTTGACCAATtgatttacaaaagaaaaagacatcataagtgttataactttcgAACAACACTCActtaaatatcataacttttttttatcattagaGAGCCATAATTTATGTACGTGCTCACGgccgtgatttttttttaatcacttgaatgccatttaattttttaaaaatattcaccaTAAATGCTAGGCCACGTGGAATTTTCAGTACTTTGATAAACATTTTCAAAGAATTTTATCCTTCAAGTGATCTAccaaaagttatggcacttaagtaaagTACTTAAgtggtccaaaaaaaaaaaaaaaaggttatacTATTTATGATAGCTATAATGTTGTTATCCCAATTTACAGGGCAGTGAGTGAGGGGACATGGTGAGAGTAATTTGAGGAAGGACCGTCATTTATTATTTccgagaaggaaaaaaacagaagaattTTATAAGGGGACCATCAGTTGGCCTCGTCGACATCTCCCTGtcataatttaagaaaatgccaaaaatccaagaaagtaaaagaaaaaactaaaaaaacgaaaatagaGGTGATGCAATTGCCACGATTGACGCTCATATGATAAGTTCATGACACGCGTGGGGGCCCATCAGGCCATCTTTTCCCGACAGGCCTCACGTGGTCGCACTTCCTCATTCGCGTCCGACTGAGGGATGTCACGTTCCCATATGTTTGATCCCGATTCCGAATAAAATCTCATGATTAATTATCACCCAATTGAAATTAATCATGGGGTCGATGTTTCCCCCAATCACTGATTTTCTCTAGATTTGATTTTACTAACAGCCTCAGAATTTTAGCACATGTGACTCAGTTTCCTTCAAAGTGCACTTGCTAACAAGTAAACGGCATCATCAACGAACGTGAATAGGCCCCCAATTAAGTTTAGTAGAAATATAGATCCCAATTTCCAAATGCATTTTGAGACGAATTACTTATTTGTCAAGTGCTAAAATTTTAACTTTCAAAACACGTTTAGTTAGATTTAACAAGTGCTCAAAGGGcattatttagtatttttcaCTAGTAAGTTagtgtttttatttatataataaaagaaaaaatatccatGGCTCAAATTGCCTCTTTTTGTCAGGCCGTCAAGACTAAAACTAAAATATTGGTAAATTGCACTTTAAATCCCTGTAGTTTTGAGGAACCCTGTAGTTTTGAGGAATTCAATTTTGGCCTTCTCTTCGCTTTTTGCATGACTAGAAGACAATGTTCTAAAAAGAGGTCCAAAGACACTTTCCAGGAGTCTTTTCTTTCCCTACCCATTGCTAATGAAATGCTTTCTAATTACTAGAACACAATAGAACTCTTATCGGTTCGATTAGACAAAGCATATTAAAGTGTAGAGCTAGAATGGTGTATGATATGAATGCCTCGTCCTTATTGGTCCTAAAAATATTGAGTCATAAGATCATCCTAAGAAGAGAAACGATTGATATCTATGAACACCGATCTGGACACCGACCTACCacttagaaaaacaaaaatattggGCATTGCTAAAGAAAAGATTTATGCCTCCTTATATTGTAAATGAGAACACATGTTTCTCATCCGTGATAAcatgtatgtatatattttcAACACAGCATTCATTTGCCGCAATGAAAATGTGGGTACCACAAATAGGGTTCATGCACCACAAAAAACGTCCGGTCGGGTCACAGTGGTGCGGAACATTAGGAGAActgtaaaataattttttaagctgATTAAGTCCATTTTGGTAATGGAGGGAAGGTACACATCCGAACGTTACTTCCAGCTAGATGAGCACATCTTCAATACTGGTATCATCCAAACCTAGCTGTCTTCAGATATAATTGATTTGGGCATTTTGACCAATCGACAAACCACAATAATTATTGGTGGTATGGCAATCAGAATACATCCTCGTATTATATAATAGGAAATCATTAGGGAGTGCACAGATCTTTCGTGATGATTGTGATTGATCTTCAAAAAGCAATTGGGGCTGCGTTCGTCATGTCTACGAACCGAATTTTAGGGGGGCACAAGCGACAAAAGGAAGCCAGCTTCTCACtgccaaaaatttaaaaatcttgCCAACGTTCGAGTGTAGTTTATCTCATCAACGCACGTTTCTCAATGAAGTGAAAGCGATCGGGGGATGTTTTtaggggagagaaaaagaagtctGAACGGACAAAGGTCCCATGCACACGCAACGAAAGCGAGACCGAATCGGAGACGCTTTCGGTGGTTCAACATTACTCTATTTTACCTAATTAAAACGGTCGGAAGATCTCAGTtacctcaaaataaaaataaaaaaaactaatggcGATGAAGGAAGCCACATCGGATACCAGCTCCCAAATCGATTGTTCTCAGTTTCCGAAAGTCACTTTTGACGTGCGTGACACATTGCTTTGGTCCCGTTGAGTCGTTGACTTTTATCACAATATTTATGTTCAGATCGAACACTAATCATCATGCCGAGATTTATGCCGCTAGAGTCGTTCGCATCGTTTACATGTTTGGAAAGATTATCGTCAAATTAACACTCGCAGAATTCAGTAACGTTAGCTTCCAGTTCTTAAATGTATATATATCTTTTCACAATCGCAGCAGCTTTGGAGTCTTGCCCTCGAATTATTTCATGGGATATATAATGTGAATACTTTCAAATTGAGCTCCATTATACGAATC
This region includes:
- the LOC104441601 gene encoding glucan endo-1,3-beta-glucosidase 11, with the protein product MASSALPPSNLLLLLLLLISGLACVAAMAAPIGVNYGQIANNLPSPDHAVTLVKSIGATRVKLYDADSRVLCAFAHTGVEFTVGLGNEFLVQMKDPKNALSWVKSNVQSFLPDTNITTIAVGNEVFTSNDTSLRDLLMPAMKNVHDALASLGLDKQVTVTTAHSLAILETSYPPSTGRFRRDVASRVSQVLDFQCQTGSSFLINAYPYFAYKANPKQVPLDFVLFQASQGITDPSTGLNYENMLFAQIDAVHSALAAVGYANMTVHVSETGWPSRGDDDEVGATPENAKKYNGNLIKIVKQKKGTPMKPNSDLNIYVFALFNENMKPGPMSERNYGLFKPDGTPSYTLSSGGGGGGGTSNGTSSGGFGGGGGGGGSASDGTPPAPIGYLSVSSGANELRSLGAACLMLALFLIKLVF